The genomic window GTTCGCGCGCATGATGATCGGTTCGCTTGCCGCCGCCCTGCCGATCGGTTTTGCCATCGGCCTTGTCGACTATGCCTTCACCAGCGAACCGACCACGCTGGAAAGCGGCCTGCAGCGCGCGCTTTTCTCAATGCCACTCTGCGCCCTCTTCTGTTTTTTGAGTTACATGGCGATGAACGAAAAAATCGCCGAAGCGGCCGCGCCCCAAGAAAACAAACCCGGCGCCTCGATCCTCGACCGGCTGAAGCCCGAGAATCGCGGCCCGCTGCTGCGCCTTTCCGTTCGCGATCATTATACCGAGGTGGTGACGAGCCGCGGGCGCGAACTGGTGCTCCTGCGCTTCGCCGATGCGCTGAAGGAAACCGCCGCGACATCAGGCCTTCGCGTCCACCGTTCGCACTGGGTGGCCGACGCCCATGTCGAAGGCGTCAGACGGGACAATGGCAGGCTCATGATCCTCACCCGCGACGGCACCGAAATCCCGGTCAGCCGCAGCTATGCCGAGCACGTGCGCCGCCGCTTCACGTAAGGAAGAGCGGCCAAACGCTTGACGGGACTCCCGATTTCGCTCTTCCTGAACTAAGAGGAGAACGCAGGAGGAAATGCCGATGAAGGCCGTACGCCTGGAAGCGACAGGAAAACTGCAGCTGTGCGAGGTCGAAAAGCCGGCGCCCGGCCCAGGCGAACTGCTGGTCCGCGTCGAAGCTTGCGGCATCTGCGGCACCGACCGGCATCTCTTCCACGGCGAATTTCCGTCGAAGCCCCCGGTAACGCTCGGCCATGAATTCGCGGGGATCGTCGAGGCGGTCGGCGACGGCGTGACCGATTTCCGCCCCGGCATGCGTGTCACCGGCGATCCCAACATTGCCTGCGGCGGCTGCGAGGAATGCCGGCGCGGCCGCGTCAATCTCTGCCGGAATCTGCAGGCGATCGGCATCCACCGCGACGGCGGTTTCGCCGATTATGTCTCCATGCCGCAAAGCCAGGCCTTCGCGCTGCCGAGTGATCTCGATCCGCTCCATGGCGCTTTCTGCGAGCCGCTCGCCTGCTGCATTCACGGCGTCGATCTCGGCGGGCTGCACACCGGCGCGTCGGTTGTCGTGCTCGGCGGCGGCGTCATCGGCCTTCTCACGGTTCAACTGGCAAGGCTTGCGGGCGCCACCCGCGTGGTGCTGGTGACGCGAAGCGCCGAAAAGCGCCGCTTGGCCGAAAGCCTCGGCGCCACCGCGACGGTCGATCCGGGTGAGGGTGACGTCATTGCCCGCATCATCTCCGATGACGGACTGCTGCCCGGCGGCGCCGATGTCGTTTTCGAATGCGCCGGTGTTGCCGAGACCATGCAGCAGGCGCCCCGGCTTGCCCGGCGCGGCGGCAGCGCCGTCATCCTCGGTGTCATGGCGCAAGGTGCGATGATCGAGATCGAACCCTTCGACCTGCTTTTTCGCGAGGTCAGGCTGACAGGCTCCTTCGTCAACCCTTTCACCCATGGCCGCGCTGCCGATCTCATCGCCTCCGGCAGGATCAAAGTCGAGCCGCTGATATCGAGGCGCATCGGTCTCGCCGAGGCGCCGGAAGCGATCATCAATCCGGCGCGCGGCGGCGAAATCCGGGTGCTCGTCGTGCCCGACGGGAAATAGCCTTTCGCGCCATGTCGGGATTCCTGTCGATTCCGTGATTTATGGGGTTCCGTTTGCAAAAACATTTGCCTATAAGCCGCTTCTAGCCTGAAAAGACCTCAATGCGCGACCCGACCTGGTGATCTCCCACCCTGGCCGGCTTTTTGCGCAGCCAGACAATGGATATCGCCCATGCCGAAGCGCCAAGACATCAAATCGATCCTCATCATCGGCGCGGGACCGATCGTCATTGGCCAGGCCTGCGAATTCGACTATTCCGGCACCCAGGCCTGCAAGGCGCTGAAGGAGGAGGGCTACCGCGTCATCCTCGTCAACTCCAACCCGGCGACGATCATGACCGATCCGGGGCTAGCCGACGCCACTTACGTCGAGCCGATCACCCCCGAGGTCGTCGCCAAGATCATCGCCAAGGAGCGCCCGGACGCACTGCTGCCGACCATGGGCGGCCAGACGGCTTTGAATACCGCCCTCTCTCTGAAGCGCATGGGTGTGCTCGACCGCTACAATGTCGAGATGATCGGCGCCAAGCCCGCCGCCATCGACATGGCCGAGGATCGCGCGCTGTTCCGCGAGGCCATGGCCCGTATCGGCCTGGAAACACCCCGCTCGATGCTGGCGAACGCAACCGATATCAAGGACCTCGACCGCAAGACTCACGAGGCCGAACGTACCAAGCTGCGCGAAAGCCTCTCGGGCGCCGATCTCGACAAGGCGCTGGACGAGCTGGAAAATCAGTGGAACCTCGGCGAAAGCGACCGCAAGCAGCGCTACATGAACCATGCCATGGCGATCGCCGCCCAGGCGCTCGATCATGTCGGCCTGCCCGCCATCATCCGCCCGTCCTTCACCCTCGGCGGCACCGGCGGCGGCATCGCCTACAACCGTTCGGAATTCTTCGAGATCGTCGGCGGCGGCCTCGATGCTTCGCCGACCACGGAAGTGCTGATCGAAGAATCGGTGCTCGGCTGGAAGGAGTATGAGATGGAGGTCGTCCGCGACAAGGCGGACAACTGCATCATCATCTGCTCGATCGAGAACATCGATCCGATGGGCGTCCACACCGGCGACTCCATCACCGTCGCGCCGGCGCTGACACTGACGGACAAGGAATACCAGATCATGCGCAACGCCTCGATCGCGGTGCTGCGCGAGATCGGCGTCGAAACCGGCGGCTCGAACGTTCAGTTCGCCGTCAATCCGGAGGACGGCCGCCTCGTCGTCATCGAAATGAACCCGCGCGTCTCGCGCTCCTCCGCACTCGCGTCGAAGGCCACCGGCTTCCCGATCGCCAAGGTCGCCGCCAAGCTCGCGATCGGCTACACGCTCGACGAACTGGAAAACGACATCACCGGCGGCGCAACGCCGGCCTCCTTCGAACCGTCGATCGACTACGTCGTTACCAAGATCCCGCGCTTTGCCTTCGAGAAATTCCCGGGCGCCTCGCCTGTTCTGACGACCGCGATGAAGTCGGTCGGTGAAGTCATGGCGATCGGACGCACTTTCGCTGAATCGCTGCAGAAGGCGCTGCGCGGTCTCGAAACCGGCCTGACCGGCCTCGACGAAATCGAGATCCCCGATTTCGAGGAAGGCGAATCCAGCCAGAACGCCATCCGCGCCGCCATCGGCACGCCGACGCCGGACCGCCTGCGCATGGTTGCCCAGGCGCTGCGCCAGGGCCTCAGCATCGAAGAGGTGCATGAAGGCTGCAAGATCGACCCCTGGTTCATCGCCGAGCTCAAGAACATTGTCGACATGGAAGCCCGCATCCGCGAGCACGGCCTGCCTGACGATGCCACCAATCTGCGCATGCTGAAGGCGATGGGCTTCTCCGATGCGCGTCTCGCGACGCTCACCGGCAAGCGCCCGAAGGAAGTGGCCGAACGCCGCAACGGCCTGAACGTTCGCCCCGTCTTCAAGCGCATCGACACCTGCGCGGCCGAATTCGCCTCGCCGACCGCCTATATGTATTCGACCTACGAGACGCCTTTCGTCGGCGCCGCCCGCTCGGAAGCCCAGGTTTCCGACCGCAAGAAGGTCGTCATCCTCGGCGGCGGCCCGAACCGCATCGGCCAGGGCATCGAGTTCGACTATTGCTGCTGCCATGCCGCCTTCGCGCTGAAGGATGCCGGCTATGAAGCGATCATGATCAACTGCAACCCGGAAACCGTCTCGACCGACTACGACACGTCGGACCGTCTCTATTTCGAGCCGCTGACGGCAGAGGATGTCATCGAGATCCTGCGCGCCGAGCAGGAAAGGGGCGAAGTCGTCGGCGTCATCGTCCAGTTCGGCGGCCAGACGCCGCTGAAGCTTGCCGAGGCGCTCGAGAAGAACGGCATCCCGATCCTCGGCACCGCGCCCGATATGATCGACCTTGCCGAAGACCGTGATCGCTTCCAGAAGCTTCTGATGAAGCTCGACTTGAACCAGCCGAACAACGGCATCGCCTATTCGGTCGAGCAGGCCCGCCTGGTCGCTGCCGAAATCGGCTTCCCATTGGTCGTGCGCCCCTCCTACGTGCTCGGCGGCCGCGCCATGCAGATCCTGCATTCGGAAGGCCAGTTGCAGACCTATCTGCTCGATACCGTTCCGGAACTGGTGCCTGAGGATATCAAGCAGCGCTATCCCAACGACAAGACCGGCCAGATCAACACTCTGCTCGGCAAGAACCCGCTGCTCTTCGACAGCTACCTCACCCACGCCATCGAAGTCGACGTCGACTGCCTCTCCGACGGCACCGACGTCTATGTCGCCGGCATCATGGAGCATATCGAGGAAGCCGGCATCCATTCCGGCGACTCCGCCTGCTCGCTGCCGCCGCGCTCGCTGCCCGTCGACCTGCTCGACGAGCTGGAGCGCCAGGCCAAAGCCATGGCGAAGGCGCTCAACGTCGGCGGCCTGATGAACGTCCAGTTCGCCATCAAGGATGGCACGGTCTACGTTCTCGAAGTCAATCCGCGCGCCTCGCGCACCGTGCCCTTCGTCGCCAAGACCATCGGCGCTCCGATCGCCAAGATTGCCGCCCGCGTCATGGCCGGCGAGAAGCTCGATGCGACCTTCGCCGCCTACGGTGAAAAGCCCGATCCGCGCAAGCTCAAGCACATCGCCGTCAAGGAAGCCGTCTTCCCCTTCGCCCGCTTCCCCGGCGTCGATACGTTGCTCGGCCCGGAAATGCGCTCGACTGGCGAAGTCATCGGCCTCGACACCGATTTTGCGCTGGCCTTCGCCAAGTCGCAGCTCGGCGCCGGCGTCGAGCTGCCGCGCGACGGAACGGTCTTCGTCTCGGTGCGCGACGAGGACAAGTCGCGCGTGCTGCCGGCGATCCGCATCCTCGTCGAACAGGGCTTCAAGGTCCTGGCAACCGGCGGCACCGCCCGCTTCCTCGGCGAGAACGGCATCACCGCCACCAAGATCAACAAGGTTCTGGAAGGCCGCCCGCACATCGAAGACGCGATCCGCAACCGTCAGGTCCAGCTCGTCATCAACACCACCGACGGCAACAAGGCGATTTCGGACTCCAAGTCGCTGCGCCGTGCGACGCTGATGCAGAAGGTGCCCTACTACACGACGATGGCCGGCGCCGAAGCCGCCGCCCAGGCGATCAAGGCGCTGAAGGCCGGCAATCTCGAAGTCCGGCCGCTGCAGAGCTACTTCGCCTGAAATCGGACAGCGCCATCGCCAGGTGGGTGATGGCGCGAACTCCGCCGGAATCTCTTTATCCTGCTGATGCGATAAGCCGCTGAATCGTCATCATATCCTCGCGAAACCGCGCCACCTCCTCCGCCTTCAACCGCTCATCTGGGATGCGCAGCAGATAGGATGGATGCACGGTCACGAAGAGCGTGCGCCCTCCTTCGATCGCCATCGCCCTTCCCCTGACATCCTGCAGGCGCTCCTTCACATCGGTCAGCGCCGCAAGCGCCGTCGCTCCCATCGCGACGATCAGCTTCGGCTTGACGAGCGCCATCTCCCGGTCGAGCCACCAGCGGCAATGCTTCACCTCGCCCATATTGGGCTTCTGGTGGATACGCCGCTTGCCGCGCGGCTCGTATTTGAAATGCTTGACCGCATTGGTGACGTAGAGCGTCGAACGGTCGATGCCCGCCTCCGCGATCATCTGATCGAGAAGCCTGCCGGCCGGACCGACGAAGGGGCGCCCCGCGATATCCTCCTGATCGCCCGGCTGCTCTCCGACGAACATCACCTCCGCATCATCAGGCCCCTCCCCGAAGACCGTCTGCGTCGCATGGGCGTGAAGCGGACAGCGGGCACAGACGGCGGCTTCCGCGCGCAGGGCCTCCAGAGTGCCCGCGGGTGCCGGGGGCTCGGTGGGAAGATTGCGCGCCGCATCCTGCAGGCGGTCGTGAAAGGGCAGCGATTGCGTCGCCTCCCGCGCGGCCATCTCCCGCACTCTGTTTTCTGCTGACGCGATCAGCCCAGGAATCAGATCGGCTTCCGGCAGGTTCTTCCAGTATTTCTTCGGCATCTCTGCCTGCATCGCCTTCACCTTCAGCCGCGCCGGATTGAAGATATTGGCATAATACGTGCGCCAGAGTTCATCCGTGGCATCACTGAGATTGGGCTTTTCGCACGGTTCGTTGGTGATCGTCAGCCGTTCGCCATCCCATGCGGCGGATCCCTTCGGCGTTGCGATCCGCCAGTCCATGTCGGTGAAGCGCCGCTGGAAGAAGGGAGCGGTGCGCCTGACGATATGATGGTCCGGCTCGAACCAGGCGAGGAATTTCCGGCGGCCCGCCGATGCCGCACCCACTTCCTTGAAGCGGACGAAGGCCGTCATCTTGTGCGCGTCGCGCCAAACGTTCTTCGCCATCAGCCTGGCCCGCACGACATCCTCATCGGAAGTCACCTCCAGCAACTGCCGGTCCAGCTGCAGCCGCCAGAGCAGTCGGTAAAGCAGGGAAAACCGCGCCGGATCGGAATGGCAGAGAACCGTCTCCGCAAGCTCGATGAAGGCGGGCGGCACCGTCATCGGCTTGCCTGATGTTGCCGGCGCCGGCGGCATGGCGTCACGTTGAAATGAAAGATCGGCCTCAGCACTTTTCTCGCGCCAGTCGATCTCCTCGGGCAATAGGCCGGCGCCCGCCAAGGCGCGTGCGGCATCGCGCCATTCGGCGAGGTCCCCGCGCCCCGCCAGCACGACCCGGCGCATCACAGCAGCGACAATTGTTCGGGCTGCGGCTCGAACATGGCGCGCAGATCCGGGCGGTCGATCAGCCGGCGCGCCGACCAGCCTTCCGCCGAGATGAAGGATTGAACCTTCTTGATCGAAACACCAAGCCGGGCGAGATCATCGAGCCGCAGACGGCGGAAGCGCCGCGCCGAAATGATCGCCTTAACAGTCTTGGTGCCGAGACCGGGCACACGCAGCAACTTCTCCCGATCGGCGCGGTTCACGTCGACGGGAAATTCGCCCCGGTTGGCAAGCGCCCAGGCAAGTTTCGGATCGAGATTGAGATCGAGCATGCCGCCCGCCTGGTTCGCGGTGATCTCGTCGATGCCGAAACCATAGAACCGATAGAGCCAGTCAGCCTGATAGAGCCGGTGTTCGCGCATCAGCGGCGGCTTGATGAGCGGCAAATTCTTCGAAGCGTCGGGAATCGGGCTGAAGGCGGAATAATAGACGCGTCGGAGGCCATAGCTGCTGTAAAGCCGGCCGCTGGTCTGAAGGATCGTCGCGTCGTTCGCTCCATCGGCGCCGACGATCATCTGCGTGCTCTGGCCGGCCGGAACGAAACGCCGACGTTTCCTCGTTTTGAGCGTCGGCTCTTCGGCCGCCTCGATCTTCAACCTGAGATCACCCATCGAACGCCTGATATTGGCGGGCTTCTTTTCCGGTGCGAAGCGGGTAATTCCTTGATCCGTCGGCAACTCGATATTCAGCGACAGCCTGTCGGCATGAAGCCCCGCCTCCTCGATCAGATGCGGCGATGCCTCGGGGATCGCCTTCAGATGGATGTAACCGCGGAAGTTATGCGTCATGCGTAGTTCGCGCGAGATGCGGACCATCTCCTCCATCGTGTAGTCGGACGAACGGATGATGCCGGAGGACAGGAAGAGGCCTTCGATATAGTTGCGGCGGTAGAATTCCAGCGTCAGCCAGACGACCTCCTCCGCCGTAAAACGTGCCCGCTCGACATTGCTGGACGAGCGATTGATGCAATAGGCGCAGTCGTAGATGCAGAAATTGGTCAGCAGGATTTTCAGAAGCGAAATGCAGCGCCCGTCCGGAGCATAGGCATGGCAGATGCCGGCTCCCTCCGTCGAACCGAGCCCGCCACTTGCGCTCGAATCGCGTTTCACCGTGCCGCTGGAAGCGCAGGAAGCGTCATATTTCGCAGCGTCGGAAAGGATGGCCAAGCGTTCGGCAAGCGACTTCTTCATCGCTATGTTCACTATATGTTCCAATGTGCAAAGTCAATCTCCCCTGCCCGTTTTCGAGGTGCACCGCCTGACGTCGCAGTGGGTTACGTTTCATTCATGCGAATTTTCTGGAAATCGGCCTCGGCGATCTGCTATAAGCGTTCGACTAGTATTGTGGCACGGTTCCGAAGCTCCCCTTCGGGACCTGTTTTCTTTTGTGTGTGCCTGACTGCGCGGACACGAAGACTGAAGGACAGAAAAATGGTTGAAAAGGTACCGATGACACCGGGTGGTTTCGTCAAGCTGCAGGAAGAGCTGCGCTGGCGTCAGCAGGAGGAGCGCCCCCGAATCATCGAGGCGATCGCCGAAGCCCGTGCCCATGGCGACCTTTCCGAAAACGCCGAATACCACGCTGCCAAGGAAGCCCAGAGCCACAACGAAGGCCGCATCAGCGAGCTGGAAGACTTGACGGCGCGCGCCGAGGTCATCGATCTCACCAAGATGTCGGGCGACAAGATCAAGTTCGGCGCCAAGGTGAAGCTCGTCGACGAGGACACCGAGGAAGAAAAGACCTACCAGATTGTCGGCGACCAGGAAGCCGATGTGAAGGCCGGCCGCATTTCCATTTCCTCCCCGATCGCGCGTGCGCTGATCGGCAAGGAAGTCGGCGATTCCATCGAAGTCAATGCGCCCGGCGGCTCCAAGGCTTACGAAATCCTCCAGGTTTCCTGGGGCTGATCGCCCGCCAGACACGAGACCCATCCCTTGCCTGATATGCGTGACGTCGAGATCATCGCGCCCAATTTCAAGCGCCGGCTCTCCGGCGTCACGTCGACCATCGTCCAGCTCATTCCGTGCCAGATCCGGCTCGGCATCCGGATCGCAACGCTCGGCCCCGGCCTGCCGGAGGGCTTGGCGAAACTGACATGGCCGCAACTCCTCGGCCTGTGGCGCCGGCCCGCGCGCCGACGCCACCGCGTCTGGCACGCCCGGCGCAACAATGAGATGGCCGTCGGCATCCTGCTTCGCCATCTCCTGCGCATGCCCCTGAAGCTGCTCTTCACCTCGGCCGCGCAGCGTCGCCACACCGCCTATACGAAATGGCTGATCCGCCGCATGGACGCGGTGATCGCGACCAGCGACCGTTCCGGCTCCTTCCTCGAGGTGCCGCACACGGTCATCCAGCACGGCGTCGACCTTTCCCTGTTCCACCCGCCGGAAACGGCCGATGACGGCATAACCGCCACCGGCCTGCCAGGCCGCTATCTCGTCGGCTGTTTCGGCCGCGTGCGCCATCAGAAAGGCACCGATCTCTTCGTCAAGTCGATGATCGAGCTCCTGCCGCAGTATCCCGAATGGACGGCCGTCGTCTCCGGCCGGCTAACGGCGGAGCACACCGCCTTTGGCGACAAGCTCAAGGCGGATGTTGCCGCCGCGGGCCTCACCGACCGGATGCTTTTCCTCGGCGAAGTACCCGATATCAAGGTCTGGTATCGCCGCTTGACGCTTTATGTCGCCCCTTCCCGCAACGAAGGTTTTGGCCTGACGCCGCTTGAAGCCATGGCCTCGCGGACCGCCGTGGTCGCGTCGGACGCGGGCGCCTATGCCGAACTCATCGCCGAGGGCGAGACCGGCTCGGTGGTGGCCGCCGGCGACGGTGAGGCGCTGACGCGGGCGATCGTCCCTTACATCGCAGACCCCGCTCTGGCGATCGCCCATGGCGAGAATGCGCTGCGCCATGTCAGGGCGAATTTCGCGCTGGAGAAGGAAGCAAGTGCGATCGGCGCCATTTACGATCGCCTCCTCGGCGACAACCGCTGAAGCACAAAGAGAAACGGCCCGTCAGATAACGGGCCGCTGCGATATTCAGGGATGACAAAGAGAGCGGCCGGTTATTCCGCCGGCTGCAGCCCGGCAGTCGACGTGTCCTCGGCATGGCCGCCGAGCGCTCTGGCGAGCTGCACCGTATCCAGCTCCTTCTCCCAGCGCGCCACGACGATCGTCGCGACCGCATTGCCGACGAGGTTGGTCAGCGCCCGGCATTCCGACATGAAGCGGTCGATGCCGAGGATGAGCGCCATGCCGGCGACCGGTACGGAGGGCACGACGGAGAGGGTTGCGGCAAGCGTGATGAAGCCGGCGCCGGTGATGCCGGCGGCACCCTTCGAGCTCAGCATCGCCACCAAGAGCAGCAGGATCTGGTCACCCCAGGAGAGGTTGATGCCGGTTGCCTGGGCAATGAAGAGGGCTGCAAGCGTCATGTAGATATTGGTGCCGTCGAGGTTGAAGGAATAGCCTGTCGGGATGACGAGGCCGACGACCGAGCGCTTGCAGCCGGCCTTTTCCATCTTGTTCATCAGCCCCGGAAGCGCGGCTTCCGAAGACGAGGTGCCGAGAACCAGCAGCAGCTCTTCCTTGATGTAACGCAGCAGCGCCAGGATCGAGAAGCCGTTGTAGCGGGCGACGGCGCCGAGAACGACGAGCACGAAGAGCAACGAGGTGATGTAGAACGTACCGATCAGCATGGCGAGGTTGGCAATCGATCCGATGCCATATTTGCCGATCGTAAACGCCATGGCGCCGAAGGCGCCGATCGGGGCGGCCTTCATCAGGATGGCGACGAGCTTGAAGACGGGAGCCGTCAGGGCATTGAGGAAATTGACGACCTGCTCGCCCTTCTCGCCGACCATGGCGAGCGCGATGCCGAAGAGCACCGAGAAGAACAGCACCTGCAGAATGTCGCCATCGGCAAAAGCGCCGACGATCGTCGTCGGGATGATATTGCTGAGAAAGCCGACGATGCTCTGCTCATGCGCCTTCTCGGCAAAGGTGGCGACCGTCTTCGGATCGAGCGAGGCCGGATCGATGTTCATGCCGGCGCCGGGCTGGATCACATTGGCGACGATCATGCCGATGACGAGCGCCAGCGTCGAGAAAGTCAGGAAATAAAGCATCGCCTTGCCGGCGACGCGGCCGACCTTCTTCAGGTCGCTCATGCCGGCAATACCGGTCGCCACCGTCAGGAAGATCACCGGCGCAATCACCATCTTGACGAGCTTGATGAAGGCATCGCCGAGCGGCTTCAGCTGCGTGCCGAGGTCGGGATAGAAGTGACCGAGAATGATGCCCGCGGCGATGGCCGCGAGAACCTGAACGTAAAGATGGGAATAAAAGGGCTTCCGGCCCTTGTCGTCTGCGACTGCATGCACTGGTGTTGCGATCATGATGTCCTCCTAAAGGCTCGCCCGGAACGAACTCCGGCCTCCCGAGCCGCTCGCTTCAATCCAACAGCTCAGCCGTTGTTGCCATCTCCTTCGCAATCGCCGTGCCAGTTTCGCAGAGCAAAGACAAATGTTTGATTTCGCTACGGAATATTTTATATCGCCATCGAAAAGCTAAATAAGCGATGCGGAAATCCGCACAAATCCATTTGCATCCCGTGCAGAAAAATGCACAAATCCACCATGTCCTTGTCCGTATCTTCGCTGTGGCCCACCCTGCCCCTGCACCATCGCATCCGTCGGATGTGGTGGGCCTATGCGGTCATCGCGCTCCTTGCAGCCGTCGCCAGCCTCTGGGCGGGTGGCGAGATCGGCCGGCAACGGGCGGAGGCCGCCCTTGAGGAACAGGCCCGCATGGATGCCAGGCTGAATGCGGCGCTGCTGCGCACCGTCCTTGAAAAATACCGGGCCCTTCCCTTCGTCCTGTCACAAGACAATGCGCTTGCCACAGCCCTTGCCGGAAGCGATGCCGGCGCCTTCGAGCGGCTCAGCCAGAAGCTGGAAATGCTGGCGGCGGGCACGAAGGCCGCCGTCATCTATGTCATCGACAAGGACGGCATGGCGGTTTCGGCCAGCAATTGGCGCGAGCCAACGAGCTTCGTCGGCAATGACTATCGCTTCCGGGAATATTTTCAGGGCGCCGTCGCAAAGGGACAGGCCGAGCACTTCGCCCTCGGCACCGTCAGCAAGAAACCAGGTCTCTATATCTCCGAACGGATATCCGGCGATAACGGCCTCCTCGGGGTCGTCGTGGTCAAGGTGGAGTTCGACGACGTCGAGGCGGATTGGAATGCCACCGACGCACCCTCCTACGTCGTCGACGAACGCGGCATCGTCCTCATCACCAGCATTCCGTCGTGGCGGTTCATGACGATCGGCCGGATCGCCGAGGACCGGCTGACGGCGATCCGCGAAAGCCTGCAGT from Rhizobium sp. Pop5 includes these protein-coding regions:
- a CDS encoding glycosyltransferase family 4 protein, with the protein product MPDMRDVEIIAPNFKRRLSGVTSTIVQLIPCQIRLGIRIATLGPGLPEGLAKLTWPQLLGLWRRPARRRHRVWHARRNNEMAVGILLRHLLRMPLKLLFTSAAQRRHTAYTKWLIRRMDAVIATSDRSGSFLEVPHTVIQHGVDLSLFHPPETADDGITATGLPGRYLVGCFGRVRHQKGTDLFVKSMIELLPQYPEWTAVVSGRLTAEHTAFGDKLKADVAAAGLTDRMLFLGEVPDIKVWYRRLTLYVAPSRNEGFGLTPLEAMASRTAVVASDAGAYAELIAEGETGSVVAAGDGEALTRAIVPYIADPALAIAHGENALRHVRANFALEKEASAIGAIYDRLLGDNR
- a CDS encoding dicarboxylate/amino acid:cation symporter, which gives rise to MIATPVHAVADDKGRKPFYSHLYVQVLAAIAAGIILGHFYPDLGTQLKPLGDAFIKLVKMVIAPVIFLTVATGIAGMSDLKKVGRVAGKAMLYFLTFSTLALVIGMIVANVIQPGAGMNIDPASLDPKTVATFAEKAHEQSIVGFLSNIIPTTIVGAFADGDILQVLFFSVLFGIALAMVGEKGEQVVNFLNALTAPVFKLVAILMKAAPIGAFGAMAFTIGKYGIGSIANLAMLIGTFYITSLLFVLVVLGAVARYNGFSILALLRYIKEELLLVLGTSSSEAALPGLMNKMEKAGCKRSVVGLVIPTGYSFNLDGTNIYMTLAALFIAQATGINLSWGDQILLLLVAMLSSKGAAGITGAGFITLAATLSVVPSVPVAGMALILGIDRFMSECRALTNLVGNAVATIVVARWEKELDTVQLARALGGHAEDTSTAGLQPAE